One Natrinema halophilum genomic window carries:
- a CDS encoding FAD-dependent oxidoreductase, translating to MTDQPRVEIYTKEDCPYCEKAKDLFERKGVAYEEHGVSGDDELFSEMVDRTNGRKTAPEVFVDDELLGGWDETSALNQTGELDDMLGIPHETPEMMYPDGGATAAEDDEILEHRTLVIAGTGIAGLTAAIYAGRSNNEPLVIEGDEPGGQLTLTTDVANYPGFPDGIGGPELVNNMKEQARKFGAELKNGIIESVDDSSRPFRIELTNGDVYTADAVIAASGASARTLGIPGEDELMGYGLSTCATCDGAFFRGEDMLVVGGGDAAMEEATFLTKFADTVYIAHRREEFRAEDYWVDRVYEKVEAGEIEIMKNTELIEIHGSQEGGIDHVTLVENDAGHPTDRLDDPETEEFDFDVGAVFFAIGHTPNTGYLEDTGVEMDDEGYLKTKGGDGGGQTETNVPGIFGAGDVVDFHYQQAVTAAGMGSKAALDADEYLEDGERANSSAEEADPAAADD from the coding sequence ATGACCGACCAGCCACGCGTCGAGATTTATACCAAGGAGGACTGTCCCTACTGCGAGAAGGCCAAAGACCTCTTTGAAAGAAAAGGCGTCGCGTACGAAGAACACGGCGTCAGCGGTGACGACGAACTCTTCTCTGAGATGGTCGACCGAACGAACGGACGGAAGACAGCTCCCGAAGTGTTCGTCGACGACGAGTTGCTCGGTGGCTGGGACGAGACGAGCGCTCTGAACCAGACGGGTGAACTGGACGACATGCTCGGAATCCCACACGAAACACCGGAAATGATGTATCCAGACGGCGGTGCAACCGCAGCCGAGGACGACGAGATTCTCGAGCATCGAACGCTCGTCATCGCGGGCACAGGCATCGCCGGCCTTACCGCGGCGATTTACGCCGGTCGGTCGAACAACGAACCACTGGTCATCGAAGGCGACGAACCCGGCGGTCAACTCACCCTGACCACCGACGTCGCAAACTACCCCGGCTTCCCCGACGGCATCGGCGGTCCCGAACTGGTCAACAACATGAAAGAACAGGCCAGAAAATTCGGCGCTGAACTGAAAAACGGTATCATCGAGTCGGTCGACGACTCCAGTCGACCGTTCCGAATCGAACTGACGAACGGCGACGTGTACACCGCAGACGCTGTCATTGCCGCCTCGGGTGCCAGCGCCCGCACACTGGGTATCCCTGGTGAGGACGAGCTTATGGGCTACGGGCTCTCGACGTGTGCGACCTGCGACGGTGCGTTCTTCCGCGGCGAAGACATGCTCGTCGTCGGCGGCGGTGACGCCGCGATGGAGGAAGCTACCTTCCTCACGAAATTTGCAGACACCGTCTATATCGCCCACCGCCGAGAGGAGTTCCGCGCCGAAGACTACTGGGTCGACCGCGTCTACGAGAAAGTCGAGGCGGGTGAGATCGAGATCATGAAAAACACCGAACTGATCGAGATCCACGGCTCCCAGGAGGGCGGCATCGACCACGTTACGCTGGTCGAAAACGACGCAGGTCATCCCACCGACCGTCTTGACGATCCCGAGACCGAGGAATTCGACTTCGATGTCGGTGCCGTCTTCTTCGCGATCGGTCACACTCCCAACACCGGGTACCTCGAGGACACGGGCGTCGAGATGGACGACGAGGGGTATCTCAAAACGAAAGGCGGCGACGGCGGCGGCCAGACCGAAACCAACGTCCCCGGTATATTCGGCGCCGGCGACGTCGTCGACTTCCACTACCAGCAAGCCGTGACCGCCGCAGGGATGGGATCGAAAGCCGCATTAGATGCTGATGAGTACCTCGAGGACGGAGAACGAGCTAACTCGAGCGCCGAAGAAGCAGATCCTGCTGCGGCCGACGACTGA
- a CDS encoding BGTF surface domain-containing protein: MTSETTYREKGRAVVLAALMVLSVVAMTASFAGTAAANHGTTTDTTLEAADTLWSGQEVLIDNNTIYNGDGSLQVRTIDDNGDPGTLEEEFTVDNGGHYVLDTSGLDGEFGIAVNRTAWANDSNGNGYTFEVTTQNLNTTFVDSNGDTISEVEKGGTADLKFDSNRGVYSVNVTADNLDSSELKTVLNDSGEFDEVSADSENDRVTLKNISDGTYELSFADRDTTDFTFDIEVTDTTAADSAPITVTAVEENERSFTDSPSGEQGDLVVMPVDTDGAANSVVQVGDYEETNYEVGLNISASDYDEDQFGIAMNTLKAGQTQGEPSTFMPVSSEGEDISNDVSVDVAYVNVSDDTSSTLGTYLGNGEYLLTIGDQWDTIDTDNGNGSATIANQQDTTFMLLQERSALGETGSQTAPANDNLADMDDYEDATVTETTTIAQQDHLIVTVDDLGMTGAFVGTSNGDDVTQKFRNNGISVEFVQENPGTNRDPQVLNLTGNDGADSVNITALNGGDYAGSELILEVDGNGNFSYDTEAYEANVTVTEANPFIETSDDEVSSSTSITLEKRSVDWLDSAEEVPALDGATADGETNVAPGTELRTRARSSGNFVENDEPVVEVADDGDRVFTAEFNLGDYEPGTEFDLRVRDVVTNNPASTVEITSTLVEGETPEADISVSGSAPSEVAVDSDATLTVTIANDGDAAATVDYSAIVDETDVSEKGELQLDAGEEVTKEYTLDTSSEGEISWDVSAGDASDSGTVTVTKGSGSGSDSGSSDSGGDSGGDSGGDSGGDSGGDSGDDSGSSDSGSDSSGDSGGDSGGDSGGDSGGDSGGDGTPGFGVGVALVALLGAAMLALRREN, translated from the coding sequence ATGACAAGCGAAACGACCTACCGCGAAAAGGGACGAGCAGTCGTCCTCGCCGCGCTTATGGTCCTGTCTGTTGTTGCCATGACCGCATCGTTCGCAGGAACGGCCGCGGCGAACCATGGTACAACGACGGACACGACACTCGAAGCGGCGGATACCCTTTGGTCAGGGCAGGAAGTATTGATAGATAACAACACGATCTACAATGGTGATGGCTCACTCCAGGTTCGAACCATTGACGACAATGGGGACCCTGGAACGCTCGAAGAGGAGTTCACTGTTGACAACGGCGGCCATTACGTTCTGGATACGTCCGGACTCGACGGCGAGTTCGGTATCGCCGTAAATCGTACCGCGTGGGCGAATGACAGTAATGGCAACGGTTACACCTTCGAGGTTACCACGCAGAATCTCAACACCACGTTCGTGGACTCCAACGGTGACACGATCAGTGAAGTCGAAAAAGGCGGCACTGCCGACCTGAAGTTCGACTCCAACCGCGGCGTATACTCCGTCAACGTGACGGCTGATAACCTCGACTCGTCGGAACTCAAAACGGTCCTTAATGATAGCGGTGAGTTCGATGAAGTTTCCGCTGACAGCGAAAACGACCGTGTCACCCTCAAGAACATCAGCGACGGTACGTACGAACTGTCCTTCGCTGATCGCGATACGACTGACTTCACCTTCGACATCGAAGTCACCGATACGACGGCTGCAGACAGTGCACCGATCACCGTCACGGCCGTCGAAGAAAACGAGCGGTCGTTCACCGACAGCCCATCTGGTGAGCAGGGCGACCTCGTCGTGATGCCGGTCGATACTGACGGCGCCGCTAACTCCGTCGTTCAGGTCGGAGACTACGAAGAGACCAACTACGAGGTTGGCCTCAACATCTCCGCCTCCGATTACGATGAAGACCAGTTCGGCATCGCGATGAATACCCTCAAGGCAGGACAGACCCAGGGAGAACCAAGTACCTTCATGCCTGTCAGCAGTGAGGGAGAGGACATCAGCAACGATGTTTCCGTTGACGTCGCGTACGTCAATGTAAGCGATGATACATCCAGTACGCTCGGTACTTATCTCGGCAACGGCGAGTACCTGCTGACCATCGGCGACCAGTGGGACACGATTGATACCGACAATGGTAACGGTTCCGCCACGATCGCCAACCAGCAAGATACGACGTTCATGCTGCTCCAGGAGCGTTCTGCCCTCGGCGAAACTGGCTCCCAAACTGCACCGGCGAATGACAACCTCGCCGACATGGACGACTACGAGGATGCAACAGTTACTGAAACCACGACTATCGCCCAGCAAGACCACCTGATCGTTACAGTTGACGATCTCGGCATGACTGGTGCATTTGTCGGCACCAGCAACGGCGACGACGTCACTCAGAAATTCCGTAATAACGGCATCTCGGTCGAATTCGTACAGGAGAATCCTGGAACGAACCGAGATCCTCAGGTGCTGAACCTCACCGGTAACGACGGTGCAGACTCGGTCAACATCACCGCACTCAACGGCGGCGATTATGCCGGTAGCGAGCTTATCCTCGAGGTCGATGGCAACGGGAACTTCAGCTACGACACTGAGGCCTACGAAGCGAACGTAACGGTTACCGAGGCCAATCCGTTCATCGAAACCTCCGATGACGAAGTTTCCTCGTCGACCAGCATAACGCTCGAAAAGCGGTCCGTTGATTGGCTGGACAGTGCTGAAGAAGTCCCTGCCCTCGACGGCGCCACTGCAGATGGTGAGACTAACGTCGCGCCAGGTACAGAACTGCGCACCCGTGCTCGATCGTCGGGTAACTTCGTCGAAAACGACGAACCTGTCGTCGAAGTTGCCGACGACGGTGACCGGGTTTTCACCGCCGAATTCAACCTCGGCGACTACGAACCTGGCACTGAATTCGACCTTCGCGTCCGCGACGTTGTGACGAACAACCCTGCTAGCACGGTCGAAATTACGTCCACTCTCGTCGAAGGCGAGACTCCCGAGGCCGACATCAGCGTCTCCGGTAGCGCACCCTCGGAAGTCGCTGTCGACAGTGACGCTACGCTCACCGTGACGATCGCCAACGACGGCGACGCCGCGGCGACCGTCGACTACTCCGCCATCGTCGACGAGACCGACGTCAGCGAGAAGGGCGAACTTCAGCTTGACGCAGGCGAAGAAGTCACGAAGGAGTACACGCTCGACACGAGCTCCGAAGGCGAAATCAGCTGGGACGTCTCTGCTGGTGACGCCTCCGACTCCGGTACCGTCACTGTCACGAAGGGCAGCGGCTCCGGTAGTGACTCCGGCAGCTCCGACTCCGGTGGAGACTCCGGCGGCGACTCCGGTGGAGACTCCGGCGGCGACTCCGGTGGAGACTCCGGCGATGACTCCGGCAGCTCCGACTCCGGCAGTGACTCCAGCGGCGACTCCGGCGGCGACTCCGGTGGAGACTCCGGCGGCGACTCCGGTGGAGACTCCGGCGGCGACGGAACGCCCGGCTTCGGTGTCGGCGTTGCGCTCGTTGCGCTGCTCGGTGCTGCGATGCTCGCACTGCGCCGCGAGAACTAA
- a CDS encoding carbonic anhydrase, which produces MRDDFIEMLQRNSDHAESFQTTFDDVQDSQRPDVVTVCCSDSRVLQDHMWGNDEPGRVFTCGNIGNRVVQRTESGTAVSGDVLYPVEHTGTKTIVVVGHTGCGAVTATYDDLTDGVSEPAGITHCLELLKPFLESGVERLPDEVDRTDAINRLVEYNVDRQVEFLAESDDVPRDVDVIGVVYDFQDVYSGRRGDVHVINVNGETDVDALREEYPEVESRIERRWEY; this is translated from the coding sequence ATGCGCGACGATTTCATCGAGATGCTACAGCGCAATTCGGACCACGCAGAGAGCTTTCAAACCACGTTCGACGACGTTCAGGACTCCCAGCGACCGGACGTCGTCACCGTCTGTTGCTCCGATTCTCGAGTCCTGCAAGATCACATGTGGGGCAACGACGAGCCAGGACGGGTGTTCACGTGTGGAAACATCGGAAATCGCGTCGTCCAGCGAACCGAATCCGGAACGGCCGTCTCGGGTGACGTGCTCTATCCGGTCGAACACACCGGGACGAAGACCATCGTCGTCGTTGGACACACCGGGTGCGGAGCCGTTACAGCGACCTACGACGACCTGACGGACGGCGTTTCCGAGCCCGCCGGGATCACCCACTGTCTCGAGTTGTTGAAGCCGTTCCTCGAATCGGGCGTCGAACGGCTCCCGGACGAGGTGGACAGAACGGACGCGATTAACCGCCTCGTAGAGTACAACGTCGATCGACAGGTCGAGTTCCTTGCGGAAAGCGACGACGTTCCCAGGGACGTCGACGTGATCGGGGTCGTGTACGATTTCCAGGACGTGTACTCGGGACGACGGGGCGACGTTCACGTGATCAACGTAAACGGTGAAACCGACGTCGACGCACTCCGAGAGGAGTATCCCGAGGTCGAGTCGCGTATCGAACGGCGCTGGGAGTACTGA
- a CDS encoding formate/nitrite transporter family protein, whose translation MADPEPESSVAGEQTSASTILESAIESGQHEMERETEGLLLSGFSAGLDIGFGPLLMAVFLTLSTGGYGDLGTELLLASAYAVGFIFVIIARSELFTEHTTLAVMPVLDGRASLGGLARVWGLVWVSNIVGGVIFTVFVVTLMPNLGVASPEAFGTIANRLIDHDLQWLFVAGILAGWLMGLVAWLVTAAQETISRLVIIWLVTASIGLLHLPHSIAGNVEVLFGVFVSPSVSILHYAKFLLLATVGNAVGGGVFVALLKYGHVVRGGG comes from the coding sequence ATGGCGGACCCGGAACCTGAATCGTCCGTCGCTGGCGAACAGACGTCGGCGTCTACTATCCTCGAGTCTGCCATCGAATCCGGGCAACACGAGATGGAGCGAGAGACTGAGGGGCTCCTGTTGTCAGGATTTTCGGCAGGTCTCGACATCGGTTTCGGGCCGTTGCTGATGGCCGTCTTCCTCACGCTCTCTACGGGTGGCTACGGTGATCTCGGAACGGAACTGTTGCTGGCGAGCGCCTATGCAGTCGGATTCATTTTCGTTATCATCGCCCGCTCCGAGTTGTTCACCGAACACACGACTCTCGCCGTGATGCCAGTCCTGGATGGTCGAGCTTCGCTCGGAGGCCTGGCGCGGGTCTGGGGGTTGGTCTGGGTCAGTAACATCGTGGGCGGTGTGATATTCACCGTGTTCGTCGTGACACTGATGCCCAACCTGGGTGTCGCGTCGCCCGAAGCGTTCGGAACGATCGCCAACCGGCTGATCGATCACGATCTTCAGTGGCTGTTCGTCGCCGGTATCCTCGCGGGCTGGCTCATGGGACTGGTGGCGTGGCTGGTCACCGCTGCACAAGAGACGATCAGTCGACTCGTCATCATCTGGCTCGTTACCGCTTCGATCGGCCTGCTTCACCTCCCACACTCGATCGCCGGCAACGTCGAGGTGCTGTTCGGGGTATTCGTCTCGCCGAGCGTCTCGATACTCCACTACGCGAAGTTCCTCCTGCTGGCCACCGTTGGAAACGCTGTCGGTGGTGGCGTGTTCGTCGCCCTCCTGAAGTACGGCCACGTGGTTCGCGGTGGCGGCTGA
- a CDS encoding flavodoxin domain-containing protein, whose protein sequence is MVSILIPYGTGEGQTATVADRIAAGLDERGHDATVIDVDDLPSDLKVESFDAVCIGASIHVGKHQSVVREFVITNRDALAHRPTAFFQLSMSSAVSDETRQAAAAGYVDEFLEETDWHPDRIGLFGGALRYSKYGFLKRLVMKRIARNATGDTDTSRDYEYTDWHEVDAFAADFAAFVESRLGVRPADMRDGATSGGDTSGDASDDEETRE, encoded by the coding sequence ATGGTTTCGATTCTCATCCCGTACGGAACTGGAGAGGGACAGACCGCGACGGTTGCCGACCGAATCGCCGCCGGTCTCGACGAACGCGGCCACGATGCGACGGTAATCGACGTCGACGACCTCCCGTCCGACCTCAAGGTCGAGTCGTTCGACGCGGTCTGCATCGGCGCCTCCATCCACGTCGGGAAACACCAGTCGGTCGTCCGGGAGTTCGTGATCACCAACCGGGATGCGCTTGCCCACCGACCGACCGCGTTCTTCCAGTTGTCGATGTCGTCGGCCGTCTCCGACGAAACGCGTCAGGCGGCGGCTGCCGGCTACGTCGACGAGTTCCTCGAGGAAACCGACTGGCACCCCGACCGGATCGGGCTCTTCGGCGGCGCGCTCCGGTACTCGAAGTACGGCTTTCTCAAACGGCTGGTGATGAAGCGGATCGCCCGGAACGCGACCGGAGATACGGACACGTCTCGTGATTACGAGTACACCGATTGGCACGAGGTTGACGCCTTCGCGGCGGACTTCGCCGCGTTCGTCGAGAGCCGACTCGGCGTGCGACCGGCCGATATGCGGGACGGTGCCACGAGCGGCGGCGATACCAGTGGTGACGCATCGGATGACGAGGAGACGCGCGAATGA
- a CDS encoding SDR family oxidoreductase produces MSEPTASTSGTRETWELDDAVAIVTGASSGIGEETAAALADEGARVVLAARRTDELEELADRIETAGGEALVVPTDVTVEDDIDSLVETTVDEFGRIDILVNNAGVMLLEPLERAERSNLRQMVEVNLLGLMNLTHAVLPLMQAQDAGHIVNVSSVAGRRASANVSGYNATKFGVNAFTEALRQEVTTDDIRTTVIEPGAVDTELATHITDEQILDEFAEMDMPMLSPEDIARSIVFATAQPQHVSVNELLVTPTGQT; encoded by the coding sequence ATGTCAGAACCGACAGCTTCGACGAGCGGTACTCGAGAAACGTGGGAATTAGACGATGCAGTTGCGATCGTGACGGGTGCGTCCTCCGGAATCGGAGAGGAGACCGCCGCGGCGCTGGCAGACGAAGGAGCACGCGTCGTCCTTGCGGCCCGTCGCACCGACGAACTGGAGGAACTCGCGGACCGAATCGAGACGGCCGGCGGCGAGGCACTCGTCGTGCCGACTGACGTTACGGTCGAAGACGATATCGACTCGCTGGTCGAGACGACCGTCGACGAGTTCGGGCGGATCGATATCCTCGTCAACAACGCCGGCGTGATGCTCCTCGAACCCCTCGAACGTGCCGAGCGGTCGAACCTTCGGCAGATGGTCGAGGTCAATTTACTCGGGTTGATGAACCTCACGCACGCCGTACTTCCGCTCATGCAAGCGCAGGACGCGGGCCACATCGTGAACGTCTCTTCGGTCGCGGGCCGTCGAGCATCGGCCAACGTCAGCGGGTACAACGCGACGAAGTTCGGGGTGAACGCCTTCACCGAAGCGCTTCGTCAAGAGGTCACGACCGACGATATCCGAACGACCGTCATCGAACCCGGCGCAGTCGATACCGAACTCGCGACCCACATTACCGACGAACAGATACTGGACGAGTTCGCCGAGATGGACATGCCAATGCTTTCACCGGAGGACATCGCACGCTCCATCGTCTTCGCGACCGCGCAACCCCAACACGTGAGCGTGAACGAACTCCTCGTCACGCCCACCGGACAGACCTAA
- a CDS encoding helix-turn-helix domain-containing protein produces the protein MAIVAEILLEDHALPLVGLANSIPSGEIAVSDSVPLEDDRYLLTVSVDDESRDAFEREVDAQSEVVDTAEVGQTADGWFYQVTVDSGAELFASHDPEEFEGVLLDATVTGDGVRESKVFSDFEAFSTLRDRCEVHDIPFELLTIASDPENPGERDTFGLTERQHTALSLAFSRGYYDSPRGVTTQELADELGISAPSASDLLRRAERQLISQLFGSKRHLNGLTA, from the coding sequence ATGGCAATCGTCGCTGAGATCTTGCTCGAGGATCACGCGCTCCCGCTGGTCGGCCTCGCGAACTCGATTCCGAGCGGAGAGATCGCAGTCTCTGACTCGGTTCCGCTCGAGGACGACAGATACCTTCTCACGGTGAGCGTCGACGACGAGTCGCGTGACGCCTTCGAGCGTGAAGTGGACGCCCAATCTGAGGTCGTCGACACGGCCGAAGTCGGGCAGACGGCGGACGGATGGTTCTACCAGGTGACCGTCGACAGCGGGGCAGAGTTATTTGCCTCACACGACCCGGAGGAATTCGAAGGCGTGCTTCTGGACGCGACGGTTACCGGCGACGGCGTCCGAGAGTCGAAGGTGTTCTCGGATTTCGAGGCGTTCAGCACGCTTCGGGACCGGTGTGAGGTCCACGATATCCCGTTCGAGTTGCTGACGATCGCCTCCGATCCCGAAAATCCCGGAGAACGGGATACGTTCGGGCTCACGGAGAGGCAGCACACGGCGCTCTCGCTGGCGTTCTCACGCGGCTACTACGACTCACCGCGTGGCGTGACGACGCAGGAACTCGCCGACGAACTCGGAATCTCCGCCCCGTCTGCGTCCGACCTGCTCCGACGAGCTGAACGCCAACTCATCTCGCAGCTATTCGGCTCGAAGCGCCACTTAAACGGACTTACTGCTTAG
- a CDS encoding low molecular weight phosphatase family protein has translation MADNSEPIRVAFVCVQNAGRGQMSTAYAERERERRGFEGRVEILTGGTHPADHVHDVVATVMTEEGFDLSNRTPRAITTEELESCDHVATMGCSTLQLNASAGVTVRDWALDDPDGRDLERVREIRDEIAERVGTIRRNRGEP, from the coding sequence ATGGCCGACAATTCAGAACCGATTCGTGTCGCATTCGTCTGCGTGCAAAACGCTGGCCGCGGCCAGATGTCGACGGCGTACGCCGAACGAGAACGAGAGCGACGCGGATTCGAAGGCAGGGTCGAGATCCTGACTGGGGGTACACACCCTGCAGATCACGTCCACGACGTGGTCGCAACGGTGATGACTGAGGAAGGGTTCGACCTTTCGAACCGCACACCGCGTGCGATCACGACCGAGGAACTGGAGTCCTGTGATCACGTCGCGACGATGGGTTGTTCGACGCTCCAGCTAAACGCGTCTGCGGGTGTGACAGTGCGTGACTGGGCACTCGATGACCCTGATGGGCGAGACCTCGAGCGCGTCCGCGAAATCAGGGACGAAATCGCCGAGCGGGTGGGAACTATTCGACGAAATAGAGGCGAACCGTAA
- the arsM gene encoding arsenite methyltransferase produces the protein MSDEPTAVAGERETLDPAAQRRAVRNRYARIATDSEENADGCTDSGNCCTDESSPSGSQELGYDDADLNAVAEGADLGLGCGNPNAIASLDSGEWVLDLGSGAGFDCFLAARAVGESGQVIGVDMTHEMVEKARGNVVKNDATNVEFRLGEIEHLPVSDETDDVVISNCVITLSPTKAQVFRDAYRVLRPGGRLAISDVVMTASLPDESRADPESVAACVSGASTVDELRAMLDDAGFHDVGITPKEESEEFTREWDERIDIERDASRLSLRREPA, from the coding sequence ATGAGTGACGAACCGACGGCGGTAGCCGGCGAACGCGAGACGCTCGACCCCGCAGCACAGCGACGTGCCGTCCGCAATCGCTACGCTCGAATCGCCACCGATTCCGAAGAGAACGCTGACGGTTGCACTGACTCGGGGAACTGCTGTACCGACGAGTCCTCACCGTCGGGTTCTCAGGAACTCGGCTACGACGATGCGGACCTGAACGCAGTAGCAGAGGGGGCCGATCTGGGACTCGGGTGCGGGAACCCGAACGCTATCGCATCACTGGATAGTGGTGAATGGGTCCTCGACCTCGGGTCAGGGGCTGGGTTCGATTGCTTCCTCGCTGCTCGAGCGGTGGGTGAGTCGGGACAGGTAATCGGCGTCGACATGACCCACGAGATGGTCGAAAAGGCTCGAGGGAACGTCGTGAAGAACGATGCGACGAACGTCGAATTCCGCCTCGGCGAAATCGAACACCTGCCCGTCTCGGACGAGACGGACGACGTCGTCATCTCGAACTGCGTCATCACCCTCTCGCCGACCAAGGCGCAGGTATTCCGCGACGCGTATCGGGTGCTTCGCCCGGGAGGTCGTCTTGCTATCTCGGACGTCGTGATGACGGCCTCGCTTCCGGACGAGAGTCGAGCAGATCCTGAGTCGGTGGCTGCCTGTGTGAGTGGTGCGTCGACCGTCGACGAACTGCGAGCGATGCTGGACGATGCGGGCTTCCACGACGTCGGAATCACACCGAAAGAAGAAAGCGAGGAGTTCACCCGCGAATGGGACGAGAGAATCGATATCGAGCGAGACGCATCTCGCCTCTCACTCCGACGAGAGCCAGCCTAG
- a CDS encoding Nramp family divalent metal transporter has protein sequence MSTENFTPFQDLTGLSQRYGLAFVMVASYFGSGSVFIASQAGVMHGYTLLWAVVGAALLGFVAQDMSARLGIHGESLMVFTREKLGRPLATTIAIFLSIGCVAWTLGLVAAVGAGISFLLGGGVAWQPLAVLTTFAAIGVGLLHYDTVENMMIAMMVSLMVVYVVVALPSGADPSSVATGFVPGTDTLGALAMAAGLLGTTALWPNFFLESILVHTKGWTDESDLPEARTDLAIGYAVGGITTIVILIAAAALLRPMGYTELESFITPGKAMVEVLGTWAMVLFVGGVIAAAFNSIIPIMWTPAYIIPQAAGYTVQKGDRLFNVLFAALTGIGVLSPLVSWWLDLSVVDMVILFPMYNGIFALPVAATLLFWAVNDREMMGEYCNTTALNVVNALLVLLAVILAALSIQSFTELITDGGF, from the coding sequence ATGAGTACAGAAAACTTCACTCCGTTTCAGGATCTGACGGGGCTCTCACAAAGGTATGGACTAGCGTTCGTGATGGTCGCCAGCTACTTCGGCTCCGGTTCGGTATTCATTGCCAGCCAGGCCGGCGTCATGCACGGGTACACGCTGCTATGGGCCGTCGTCGGAGCGGCGTTGCTCGGATTTGTTGCCCAAGATATGAGCGCTCGACTGGGAATCCATGGAGAGTCGCTGATGGTGTTCACTCGCGAGAAACTGGGTCGACCACTGGCAACGACAATCGCAATTTTCCTGTCGATCGGCTGCGTTGCCTGGACGCTCGGGCTGGTCGCTGCGGTCGGTGCTGGTATCTCGTTCCTGCTCGGGGGTGGTGTGGCGTGGCAGCCCCTCGCCGTACTCACGACGTTCGCTGCGATTGGCGTCGGACTGCTCCACTACGACACCGTGGAGAACATGATGATCGCGATGATGGTCTCGCTAATGGTCGTCTACGTGGTCGTCGCCCTGCCGAGCGGCGCCGACCCGAGCAGTGTCGCGACTGGATTCGTACCAGGCACTGACACACTGGGTGCGCTGGCGATGGCAGCAGGTCTGCTCGGCACGACCGCATTATGGCCGAATTTCTTCCTGGAATCGATTCTCGTCCATACGAAAGGCTGGACAGATGAGAGCGACCTGCCGGAGGCTCGGACGGATCTGGCGATCGGCTATGCCGTCGGTGGAATCACGACGATCGTGATCTTGATCGCCGCGGCTGCGCTGCTGCGTCCGATGGGCTATACCGAACTCGAGTCGTTCATCACGCCGGGCAAAGCGATGGTCGAGGTGCTCGGGACGTGGGCGATGGTGTTATTCGTTGGCGGTGTGATTGCCGCGGCGTTCAACAGCATTATCCCGATTATGTGGACGCCGGCCTACATTATTCCACAGGCCGCGGGCTACACGGTTCAGAAGGGTGATCGGCTGTTCAACGTGCTGTTCGCGGCACTGACCGGGATCGGCGTCCTCTCGCCGCTGGTGAGCTGGTGGCTGGATCTCTCAGTCGTCGATATGGTGATCCTGTTTCCGATGTACAATGGAATCTTCGCACTGCCGGTCGCGGCTACGCTGCTGTTCTGGGCAGTTAATGATCGCGAGATGATGGGTGAGTACTGCAACACCACCGCACTAAACGTCGTCAATGCGTTGCTCGTACTCCTTGCGGTCATCTTGGCGGCCCTGTCGATTCAAAGCTTCACCGAGCTTATTACCGACGGTGGGTTCTAA
- a CDS encoding cold-shock protein — translation MANGKVDFFNDTGGYGFISTDDGDLDDDEDVFFHMEDVGGEDLTEGTEVEFDIESSPKGPRATNVVRQ, via the coding sequence ATGGCAAACGGTAAGGTTGATTTCTTCAACGACACTGGCGGCTACGGTTTCATTTCGACTGACGACGGCGACCTCGACGACGACGAAGACGTTTTCTTCCATATGGAGGATGTTGGCGGAGAGGACCTGACTGAAGGTACTGAGGTCGAGTTCGACATCGAGTCCTCACCGAAGGGGCCTCGCGCGACGAACGTCGTCCGACAGTAA
- a CDS encoding DUF7571 family protein, protein MKPCHNCQTVIDEYLLDKRLEPLRELAADDFSVCADCMTIVADECVKCGGAVYVPRSESVTPDYCPACRSDLIDRTGHDPGWTRGHVST, encoded by the coding sequence ATGAAACCGTGCCACAACTGCCAGACAGTCATTGACGAGTATCTCCTCGATAAACGGCTCGAACCCCTGCGTGAACTCGCGGCTGACGACTTCAGCGTCTGTGCGGACTGCATGACCATCGTCGCGGATGAGTGCGTGAAGTGTGGCGGCGCGGTATACGTTCCCCGAAGCGAATCCGTTACCCCTGACTACTGTCCGGCGTGTCGGTCCGATCTCATAGACCGCACCGGCCACGACCCCGGCTGGACCCGAGGCCACGTGTCCACCTAA